A genomic stretch from Bradyrhizobium quebecense includes:
- a CDS encoding FAD-binding dehydrogenase: MADDADVIVIGAGLAGLVAATEIADAGKRVIVLDQEGEQSIGGQAFWSFGGLFLVDSPEQRRLGIKDSVELALQDWMGTAGFDREEDHWPRKWAEAYVAFAAGEKRDWLRAMGHRIFPVVGWAERGGYDAMGQGNSVPRFHVTWGTGPGIVEPFERRAREAAKSGQLVFKFRHRVDALSISNGTVDGVSGAILEPSDVERGKSSSRNVTGDFSLRAQAVIVASGGIGGNHDLVRQNWPKRLGEPPKFVISGVPEHVDGRMIGITEAAGGRLINRDRMWHYVEGIQNWNPIWPRHGIRILPGPSSLWFDATGKRLPAPLFPGSDTLGQLHYIMGTGYDYSWFILTQSIIKKEFALSGSEQNPDLTGKSWRMTIKRATNKGAPAPVEAFKQHGADFIVRDNLADLVGAMNKLAGSDLLQLDAIKTQIEARDREIANPYVKDAQVMNLHNARRYIGDRLIRTAKPHRILDPAHGPLIAVKLNILTRKTLGGFETDLDSRVFGRDHQIIRGLYAAGEAAGFGGGGVHGYRSLEGTFLGGCLFSGRNAGRAAAKAVN; the protein is encoded by the coding sequence ATGGCTGACGATGCAGATGTGATCGTGATCGGCGCCGGGCTTGCCGGTCTGGTCGCCGCGACCGAGATCGCTGACGCGGGCAAGCGCGTCATCGTGCTCGACCAGGAAGGGGAACAGAGCATCGGCGGCCAGGCCTTCTGGTCGTTTGGTGGATTGTTCCTGGTCGATTCGCCGGAACAACGCCGGCTCGGCATCAAGGATTCCGTCGAACTGGCGCTGCAGGACTGGATGGGCACTGCCGGTTTCGATCGCGAGGAGGATCATTGGCCGCGCAAATGGGCCGAAGCCTATGTCGCGTTCGCTGCGGGCGAGAAGCGCGACTGGCTGCGCGCGATGGGCCATCGCATCTTCCCGGTGGTCGGCTGGGCCGAGCGCGGCGGTTACGACGCCATGGGCCAAGGCAATTCCGTGCCGCGCTTCCACGTCACCTGGGGCACCGGCCCCGGCATCGTCGAGCCGTTCGAGCGCCGCGCGCGCGAGGCCGCCAAGAGCGGACAACTGGTGTTCAAGTTCCGCCATCGTGTCGATGCGCTCAGCATCAGCAACGGCACAGTCGATGGCGTGAGCGGCGCGATCCTGGAACCATCTGATGTCGAGCGCGGCAAGAGCTCCTCGCGCAACGTCACCGGTGATTTTTCGCTGCGTGCGCAGGCAGTGATCGTCGCCTCCGGCGGCATCGGCGGAAATCACGATCTGGTGCGGCAGAACTGGCCGAAGCGGCTCGGCGAACCGCCGAAGTTCGTGATCTCGGGCGTGCCCGAACATGTCGACGGCCGCATGATCGGCATCACCGAGGCGGCCGGCGGCCGGCTGATCAACCGCGACCGCATGTGGCACTACGTCGAAGGCATCCAGAACTGGAACCCGATCTGGCCACGTCACGGCATCCGGATTTTGCCGGGACCGTCATCGCTGTGGTTCGACGCCACCGGCAAGCGGCTGCCGGCGCCACTGTTCCCGGGCTCCGACACGCTCGGGCAACTGCATTACATCATGGGCACGGGCTACGACTATTCGTGGTTCATCCTGACCCAGAGCATCATCAAGAAGGAGTTCGCGCTATCGGGCTCCGAGCAGAACCCCGACCTCACGGGAAAAAGCTGGCGCATGACGATCAAGCGCGCCACCAACAAGGGCGCGCCGGCACCCGTCGAAGCCTTCAAGCAGCACGGCGCCGACTTCATCGTGCGCGACAATCTCGCCGACCTCGTCGGCGCCATGAACAAGCTCGCCGGCAGCGACCTCTTGCAGCTTGATGCCATCAAGACACAGATCGAGGCACGCGACCGCGAGATCGCCAATCCCTACGTCAAGGACGCCCAGGTGATGAACCTGCACAATGCCCGGCGCTATATCGGCGACAGGCTGATCCGCACCGCGAAGCCGCATCGCATCCTCGATCCCGCGCACGGCCCGCTGATCGCGGTGAAACTCAACATCCTCACCCGCAAGACGCTCGGCGGCTTCGAGACCGACCTCGATTCGCGCGTGTTCGGCAGGGATCACCAGATCATCCGCGGACTCTATGCGGCCGGCGAAGCCGCCGGCTTCGGCGGTGGCGGCGTGCACGGCTATCGATCGCTGGAAGGCACGTTCCTCGGCGGCTGCCTGTTCTCGGGCCGCAACGCCGGGCGTGCGGCGGCGAAGGCGGTGAACTAG
- a CDS encoding EF-hand domain-containing protein yields MYSRILGLTTSALILAYGTVGAFAQNQVTPQPDQQQMQSHPMGQEGASTKGHGSMMGGGMMGRGMMGGGVMGPPFMMRMMFALMDADGDGTISLQEFQAAHERIFKAMDSNKDGKLTLEEMQAFIHGAR; encoded by the coding sequence ATGTACAGTCGCATCTTGGGACTCACGACATCTGCTCTCATTCTGGCGTACGGCACTGTCGGTGCCTTTGCACAGAACCAAGTGACACCCCAACCAGATCAGCAACAAATGCAATCGCATCCGATGGGCCAGGAAGGCGCGAGCACGAAGGGGCACGGAAGCATGATGGGCGGCGGCATGATGGGGCGCGGCATGATGGGTGGAGGGGTGATGGGACCACCTTTTATGATGCGTATGATGTTCGCTCTGATGGACGCCGACGGCGACGGGACCATCTCACTGCAGGAGTTTCAGGCAGCTCACGAACGAATTTTCAAGGCAATGGATAGCAATAAGGATGGCAAGCTTACGCTGGAAGAGATGCAAGCGTTCATCCATGGGGCCAGGTGA
- a CDS encoding lipocalin-like domain-containing protein — MEKSPKDTLVGTWVQVSLDTVSADGTRLPLYGENAKGMIIYTSNGYFTLMQASVDLPKLKSGLPSKATPEEAKAVIANSIAYFGKYSLDETSMVLSLDIQASTFANLTGNPSEKRNVTSLTDSELKFNRPFVKDVTLEAVFKRAE, encoded by the coding sequence TTGGAAAAATCTCCCAAGGATACGCTCGTTGGCACCTGGGTTCAGGTCTCGCTTGATACTGTCTCCGCTGACGGTACGAGGCTACCGCTTTACGGTGAAAATGCGAAGGGCATGATTATCTACACCAGCAACGGGTATTTCACGCTCATGCAGGCAAGCGTTGATCTCCCTAAACTCAAATCGGGCCTACCTTCAAAAGCGACGCCTGAAGAGGCTAAGGCCGTGATCGCCAACTCCATCGCTTATTTCGGCAAATACTCGCTAGACGAAACCAGCATGGTTCTTAGTCTCGATATTCAGGCCAGCACCTTCGCAAATCTGACCGGCAATCCTTCAGAAAAGCGCAACGTCACTTCTCTGACGGACAGCGAATTGAAGTTTAACAGGCCATTTGTGAAAGACGTAACGCTGGAGGCCGTTTTCAAGCGAGCCGAATAA
- a CDS encoding winged helix-turn-helix transcriptional regulator, whose amino-acid sequence MIRKTKRKYGCPVEFSIDQLSGKWKTVILSRLKVRPMRYGELRHDIPQLSDKVLTERLRDLCNSGFVKQERGGGASRYCLTRRGEMLKPMLQALYDWGEANADTFGVRFASAEVD is encoded by the coding sequence ATGATCCGCAAGACCAAGCGCAAATATGGTTGCCCGGTCGAGTTCTCGATCGATCAGCTCAGCGGCAAGTGGAAGACCGTGATCCTGAGCCGGCTGAAGGTCCGCCCGATGCGCTATGGCGAGTTGCGCCACGACATTCCGCAGCTCAGCGACAAGGTCTTGACCGAGCGCCTGCGCGACCTCTGCAATTCAGGCTTCGTCAAGCAGGAGCGCGGCGGCGGCGCCTCGCGCTATTGCCTGACCAGGCGCGGCGAGATGCTGAAGCCGATGCTGCAGGCGCTGTACGATTGGGGCGAGGCCAACGCCGACACGTTCGGCGTCCGCTTCGCGAGCGCGGAGGTGGACTAG
- a CDS encoding CDGSH iron-sulfur domain-containing protein, with product MTEDSSARGPSDQQRQRRRIIIRRDGPYEPDPGIPIVDHLGVPIAAEAPVRLCRCGQSQTKPFCDDSHIARGFTDARDPRRVPDKLDVYAGQQAYVFDNRGTCAHSGFCTDRLNSVFHLGEEPFIAPSGARFDDLINAVRRCPSGALGIGMGPARDANLSDVDRPPQIEVSKDGPYRVTGQVELVDEDGAPIARNAGASQEHVSLCRCGSSLNKPFCSGMHWNVGFHDPVPDPMREPTLFEWAGGYPALLDMTRIFYSFYSRYVPEDPLLSPLFAEMSPDHPERVAAWLSEVFSGPRFYTERYGGYRRMVSQHIGKEIRPEQRALWATYMVQSADDAGLPSDPEFRAAFVAYIEWGSRIAVENSGAGAKPPPNMPVPRWWWVCNATPAARPSAIAGDAHAASEVSVALPGPDEPVQFERHIRPLFRPMDRNSMLFAFDLWKEEDVARHGQQILARLEAGTMPCDGAWPAEQVALFARWAALKAPTGS from the coding sequence ATGACAGAAGACAGTTCCGCCCGAGGCCCGAGCGACCAGCAACGTCAGCGCAGGCGCATCATCATCAGACGCGACGGGCCCTACGAACCCGACCCCGGCATCCCGATCGTCGATCATCTCGGCGTGCCGATCGCAGCCGAGGCGCCGGTGCGGCTCTGCCGCTGCGGGCAATCGCAGACCAAGCCGTTCTGCGACGACAGCCACATCGCGCGCGGCTTCACAGACGCCAGAGATCCGCGGCGCGTGCCCGACAAGCTCGACGTCTATGCGGGCCAGCAAGCCTACGTGTTCGACAATCGCGGCACCTGCGCGCATTCCGGCTTCTGCACCGACCGGCTCAACTCGGTGTTCCATCTCGGCGAGGAGCCTTTCATCGCGCCGAGTGGGGCGCGCTTCGACGACCTCATCAATGCGGTGCGCAGATGCCCGTCGGGCGCGCTCGGCATCGGCATGGGCCCCGCGCGGGATGCCAACCTGTCCGACGTCGACCGGCCGCCGCAGATCGAAGTATCGAAGGACGGTCCCTATCGCGTCACCGGCCAGGTCGAACTGGTCGACGAGGATGGCGCGCCGATCGCGCGGAATGCGGGTGCGTCGCAGGAGCATGTCAGCCTGTGCCGGTGCGGCTCGTCACTCAACAAGCCGTTCTGCAGCGGCATGCACTGGAATGTCGGGTTTCACGACCCGGTCCCTGATCCGATGCGCGAGCCGACGCTGTTCGAATGGGCCGGCGGCTATCCCGCGCTGCTCGACATGACGCGCATCTTCTACAGCTTCTACAGCCGCTATGTGCCGGAGGACCCGCTGCTCTCCCCGCTGTTCGCCGAGATGTCGCCGGACCATCCCGAACGGGTGGCGGCGTGGCTCAGCGAGGTATTCAGCGGGCCGCGCTTCTACACCGAACGCTATGGCGGCTATCGGCGGATGGTGTCGCAGCACATCGGTAAGGAGATCAGGCCGGAGCAGCGCGCGCTGTGGGCCACCTACATGGTGCAGAGCGCCGACGATGCCGGGTTGCCGTCCGATCCGGAATTCCGCGCGGCATTCGTCGCCTATATCGAATGGGGCTCGCGGATTGCGGTGGAGAATTCCGGCGCCGGCGCAAAACCGCCGCCGAACATGCCGGTGCCGCGCTGGTGGTGGGTCTGCAACGCAACGCCGGCCGCGCGGCCGTCGGCCATCGCGGGCGATGCGCATGCCGCGAGCGAAGTCAGCGTCGCGCTGCCCGGTCCAGATGAGCCGGTGCAATTCGAGCGGCATATCCGGCCGCTGTTCCGGCCGATGGATCGCAACTCGATGCTGTTCGCGTTCGATCTCTGGAAGGAAGAGGACGTTGCCAGGCATGGCCAGCAAATTCTGGCACGCCTCGAGGCCGGGACCATGCCCTGCGACGGCGCATGGCCGGCCGAACAAGTCGCGCTGTTCGCACGCTGGGCGGCCTTGAAGGCGCCAACTGGATCGTGA
- a CDS encoding alpha/beta hydrolase family esterase → MMRRCPIGLLALAGALALSGGPAAADSLIINGTTRTFTLQAPAARPAPLVIVLHGKTQSSADMITRTSWPLIARRDGLAAVYPDGLNHAWADSRPDQRRAGNPPSEGTDDVAFITQLIAKLVDDGIADPKRIYVTGISNGGAMAMTLACERADLFAAAASVVMNLTDESARACRPARPVPVLLMNGTVDPLIPYQGGRGTSYFAVDGFWSTERTLEFWRRIDGCETRDAATTDLPDRNPSDQSTVTRIDSACPQGRNVVLYRVNGGGHRMPGHFPDAHFTKLAATLLGPQNGDIDGADTIWAFFMRFP, encoded by the coding sequence ATGATGCGGCGGTGTCCAATCGGCTTGCTGGCTCTGGCCGGCGCACTTGCGTTGAGCGGTGGGCCGGCGGCTGCGGATTCGCTCATCATCAACGGCACGACGCGAACATTCACGCTGCAAGCTCCGGCCGCCAGGCCGGCGCCGCTCGTCATCGTGCTGCACGGCAAGACCCAAAGCAGTGCCGACATGATCACGCGGACGTCGTGGCCGTTGATCGCCAGGCGCGACGGCCTTGCGGCGGTCTATCCCGATGGGTTGAACCATGCCTGGGCCGACTCCCGGCCGGACCAGCGGCGCGCCGGCAATCCGCCGTCTGAGGGCACCGACGACGTCGCCTTCATCACCCAGTTGATCGCAAAGCTCGTGGACGACGGCATCGCCGATCCGAAGCGCATCTATGTCACTGGTATCTCCAACGGCGGCGCGATGGCCATGACGCTGGCCTGCGAACGCGCCGACCTGTTCGCCGCGGCGGCCAGCGTCGTCATGAACCTGACCGACGAATCGGCCCGCGCCTGCCGGCCCGCGCGTCCGGTACCGGTGCTCCTGATGAACGGCACCGTCGACCCGCTGATCCCCTATCAGGGCGGCCGCGGCACCAGCTACTTCGCGGTCGACGGGTTCTGGTCGACCGAGCGCACATTGGAATTCTGGCGACGCATCGATGGCTGCGAGACCAGGGACGCCGCAACCACCGATCTGCCCGACCGCAATCCGTCCGATCAATCGACCGTCACGCGGATCGACTCGGCCTGCCCGCAGGGACGTAACGTCGTGCTTTACCGCGTGAATGGCGGCGGTCATCGCATGCCCGGCCACTTCCCGGACGCGCATTTTACGAAATTGGCGGCGACGCTGCTCGGACCCCAGAACGGCGACATCGACGGCGCCGACACGATTTGGGCGTTCTTCATGCGATTTCCGTGA
- a CDS encoding RidA family protein, producing the protein MSIQRFETGPRMSQAVVHGNTVYLAGVVAGKAAGGSVTDQTKDILSIIDGHLAKAGTDKSKLLSATIYITDMKTFPEMNAVWDGWVSEGNTPARATVEAKLAAPQYNVEIMVVAAK; encoded by the coding sequence ATGAGCATTCAGCGTTTCGAAACCGGCCCGCGCATGAGCCAGGCCGTCGTGCACGGCAACACCGTCTATCTCGCCGGCGTCGTCGCCGGCAAGGCCGCGGGCGGCAGCGTCACCGACCAGACCAAGGACATCCTGTCGATCATCGACGGCCACCTCGCCAAGGCCGGTACCGACAAGTCGAAGCTGCTCAGCGCGACCATCTACATCACCGACATGAAGACGTTCCCGGAGATGAACGCGGTATGGGACGGCTGGGTCTCGGAGGGTAACACCCCGGCCCGCGCCACCGTCGAGGCCAAGCTCGCGGCGCCGCAATACAATGTCGAGATCATGGTTGTCGCGGCGAAGTAA
- a CDS encoding alpha/beta fold hydrolase, giving the protein MALDIYSHWYLDRGPEPTDAPGEAALPWTTANSVALQLPSMRLLDFSNAVEGRPLLVCAPYALHRAKIADFAPGHSLMEALQAAGIARLYLTDWRSATPEMRYFSIDTYLSDLNVAVDTIGPPVDLAGLCQGGWLALLYAARFPGKVRRLVLAGSPVDVSVPSELSKMVASLPQQSFEAMVRQGEGIVSGKHMLQIWSLPLSTLDVEAALQRQLDGKPEDARALLERFTRWNDETLDLPGTYYLEVTDWIFRQNRIAAGDAVALGCKIDLAAVKLPVFVLAAENDIVVPPDQAFATIELLGTPPAWLQRGIEPCGHLGLFMGCKALAGSWRRIARWLQSDLGEATAERSRISA; this is encoded by the coding sequence TTGGCGCTCGATATCTACTCGCACTGGTACCTCGATCGCGGGCCCGAGCCGACAGATGCGCCGGGCGAGGCGGCGCTGCCGTGGACGACGGCCAATTCGGTCGCGCTGCAATTGCCGTCGATGCGCCTGCTGGACTTCTCGAACGCGGTCGAAGGCCGGCCGTTGCTGGTCTGCGCGCCCTACGCGCTGCATCGTGCGAAGATAGCGGATTTTGCCCCCGGCCACAGCTTGATGGAAGCGTTACAGGCGGCGGGCATTGCACGTCTCTATCTCACCGATTGGCGCTCGGCGACCCCGGAGATGCGATATTTCTCAATCGACACCTATCTGTCCGATCTCAACGTGGCCGTCGACACGATCGGGCCGCCCGTCGATCTTGCTGGCCTCTGTCAGGGCGGATGGCTGGCGCTGCTCTATGCAGCACGTTTTCCCGGCAAGGTACGGCGGCTCGTGCTTGCAGGCAGCCCGGTCGACGTCTCGGTGCCATCCGAGTTGTCCAAGATGGTCGCCTCGCTTCCGCAGCAAAGCTTCGAGGCAATGGTGCGTCAAGGAGAGGGGATCGTCAGCGGCAAGCACATGCTGCAGATCTGGAGCCTCCCGCTCAGCACGCTTGACGTGGAAGCGGCGCTGCAGCGGCAACTCGACGGCAAGCCGGAGGATGCACGGGCGCTGCTCGAACGCTTCACGCGCTGGAACGACGAGACGCTTGATCTGCCGGGCACCTACTACCTGGAAGTGACCGACTGGATCTTTCGCCAGAACCGGATCGCGGCGGGAGACGCCGTCGCGCTTGGTTGCAAGATCGATCTGGCTGCAGTGAAATTGCCAGTATTCGTGCTCGCGGCGGAGAACGACATCGTCGTTCCACCCGATCAGGCCTTTGCGACAATCGAGCTGTTAGGCACGCCGCCGGCGTGGCTGCAACGCGGCATCGAGCCGTGTGGTCACCTCGGCCTGTTCATGGGCTGCAAGGCTCTGGCTGGTTCGTGGCGTCGGATTGCGCGTTGGCTTCAGTCCGATCTCGGTGAGGCCACGGCCGAGCGATCGCGGATCAGCGCATGA
- a CDS encoding aromatic ring-hydroxylating dioxygenase subunit alpha encodes MADDGIFLRNAWYVAALNHELIDGKKLARTILERPIVIYRGASGKVVALDDRCCHRAAPLSMGRVEGDDIRCMYHGMKFAADGKCIQIPGQDAIPAKLGVRSYPVVERYNMIFIWTGDPEKADPKLILDYPPLEDPKWRGLPGYMHYKANWLLIVDNLSDFAHLAFVHTNTLGGSEEYAYKTKPVAIEKLDDGFRVERWHMGADAPPYHKKVISNRDDKVDRRNIGRMIVPGIFTLDTTFAPAGQGVEKGVQVPGTRQYRNAQFMTPETRSSTHFFWNYLHDFDIDNPNISLSLRHSLEEAFNEDKDFIEAQQKVLDVDPDYQLLAIGADAPLTYFRWLFARRLEAEKATARAA; translated from the coding sequence ATGGCTGACGACGGAATTTTCCTGCGCAACGCCTGGTACGTGGCGGCGCTGAACCACGAGTTGATCGACGGCAAGAAGCTGGCGCGCACCATCCTGGAGCGGCCGATCGTGATCTATCGCGGCGCCAGCGGGAAGGTGGTCGCGCTCGACGACCGTTGCTGCCATCGCGCCGCGCCGCTCTCGATGGGGCGCGTCGAGGGTGACGACATCAGGTGCATGTATCACGGCATGAAGTTCGCGGCCGACGGCAAGTGCATCCAGATCCCCGGTCAGGACGCGATCCCGGCCAAGCTGGGCGTGCGCAGCTATCCGGTGGTCGAACGCTACAACATGATCTTCATCTGGACCGGCGATCCCGAGAAGGCCGATCCGAAGCTGATCCTCGACTATCCGCCGCTCGAGGATCCGAAATGGCGCGGCCTGCCGGGCTACATGCACTACAAGGCCAACTGGCTCCTGATCGTCGACAACCTCAGCGACTTCGCCCATCTCGCCTTCGTGCACACCAACACGCTCGGCGGTTCCGAGGAATACGCCTACAAGACCAAGCCGGTCGCGATCGAGAAACTGGACGACGGCTTCCGCGTCGAGCGCTGGCACATGGGCGCCGATGCGCCGCCCTACCACAAGAAGGTGATTTCCAACCGCGACGACAAGGTCGATCGTCGCAATATCGGCCGCATGATCGTGCCGGGCATCTTCACGCTCGACACGACATTTGCGCCGGCGGGCCAGGGTGTGGAGAAGGGCGTCCAGGTTCCGGGCACGCGGCAATACCGCAACGCGCAGTTCATGACGCCGGAGACGCGCTCGTCGACGCACTTCTTCTGGAACTACCTGCACGATTTCGACATCGACAATCCGAACATTTCGCTGTCGCTGCGGCATTCCCTCGAGGAGGCCTTCAACGAGGACAAGGATTTCATCGAGGCGCAGCAGAAGGTGCTCGACGTCGATCCGGACTATCAGCTGCTTGCGATCGGCGCCGATGCGCCGCTGACCTATTTCCGCTGGCTGTTTGCACGCAGGCTCGAGGCGGAAAAGGCTACAGCACGCGCCGCGTAG
- a CDS encoding LysR family transcriptional regulator, giving the protein MEWRDWELFCEVVEHGGFTAAARVLGHPKSSLSAAVQRLEANLGLRLIERTTRHLRLTDSGETIYRKVRPLFAALHDTHSEALAMSSAVAGTLRIKAPYEFGAHHAGPVACAVMGRYPELAIRIDVEHDIVNPIAENYDIVFAMLEAPLPSAGIVIRRVFTLERGLFAAPALLEKFGEPRTLDELRKLPLLTGPSDPPWAITAPGGAVEHLAVDRARLTSSNAHVRLQAALAGHGVLRVTASYTRAAVAAGELRRLLPDHACEPLNVHALLPARQFVPAKVRSFLDAMEAHARGDPEAYIRP; this is encoded by the coding sequence ATGGAGTGGCGCGACTGGGAGCTGTTTTGCGAGGTTGTCGAGCATGGCGGCTTCACCGCGGCCGCGCGCGTGCTCGGGCATCCCAAATCGAGCCTCAGTGCTGCGGTGCAGCGTCTCGAGGCCAATCTCGGGCTGCGGCTGATCGAGCGGACCACGCGGCACTTGCGGCTGACCGACTCCGGCGAGACCATCTATCGCAAGGTCCGCCCGCTGTTCGCCGCGCTGCACGACACCCACAGCGAGGCGCTGGCGATGAGCAGCGCGGTCGCGGGCACCCTGCGCATCAAGGCGCCGTACGAATTCGGCGCGCATCACGCAGGGCCGGTCGCCTGCGCCGTGATGGGCCGCTATCCGGAGCTCGCGATCCGGATCGATGTCGAGCACGACATCGTCAACCCGATCGCCGAAAATTACGACATCGTGTTCGCGATGCTGGAGGCGCCGCTGCCGTCGGCCGGCATCGTGATCCGCCGGGTCTTCACCCTCGAGCGCGGCCTGTTCGCGGCACCGGCGCTATTGGAGAAGTTCGGCGAGCCGCGCACGCTGGACGAGTTGAGGAAGCTGCCGCTGTTGACCGGTCCCAGCGATCCGCCATGGGCGATCACGGCTCCCGGCGGCGCGGTCGAGCATCTCGCGGTGGATCGCGCGCGCCTCACGAGCTCGAATGCCCATGTCCGCCTGCAGGCGGCGCTCGCCGGACATGGCGTGCTGCGGGTCACTGCGAGCTACACCCGCGCCGCGGTCGCGGCCGGCGAGTTGCGCCGGCTGTTGCCGGACCATGCCTGCGAGCCGCTCAACGTGCACGCGCTGCTGCCGGCGCGGCAATTCGTCCCGGCAAAGGTCCGCAGCTTCCTCGATGCGATGGAGGCGCACGCGCGGGGTGATCCGGAGGCTTACATCAGGCCGTGA
- a CDS encoding RNA polymerase sigma factor, whose product MRQARVTSLPPIRSGDAELVQRALARDEAAIRAIMQANNRRLFRLARGILRNDNEAEDVVQDAYVRAFTHLDQFRGDSSLSTWLSRIAMNEALGRLRSKHASVEWSELPKGAVEAQIIPFPLSSADDPEKSMAQREIQHVVEHAIDELPEAFRLVFITRVIEGMNVEETADILGLKPETVKTRLHRARTMLRDNVERKIGPIVMEAFPFAGRRCERLTEAVLKRLGVTI is encoded by the coding sequence ATGCGCCAGGCCCGTGTAACGTCCCTGCCGCCGATCCGTTCAGGCGATGCCGAGCTCGTGCAGCGCGCGCTTGCCCGCGACGAGGCCGCGATCCGTGCCATCATGCAGGCGAATAATCGCCGGCTGTTCCGGCTGGCGCGCGGCATCCTCCGCAACGACAATGAGGCCGAGGATGTGGTTCAGGACGCCTATGTGCGCGCCTTCACCCATCTGGACCAGTTCCGGGGTGACTCCAGCCTCTCGACCTGGCTGTCGCGGATCGCGATGAACGAGGCGCTCGGCCGCCTGCGCAGCAAACACGCAAGCGTGGAGTGGTCCGAGCTGCCGAAAGGCGCCGTTGAAGCCCAAATCATCCCGTTCCCGCTGTCGTCAGCGGACGATCCGGAAAAATCCATGGCCCAGCGCGAAATCCAGCATGTTGTCGAGCACGCGATCGATGAGCTGCCCGAGGCGTTCCGGCTCGTCTTTATCACCCGCGTGATCGAGGGCATGAATGTCGAGGAGACCGCTGATATCCTCGGCCTCAAGCCGGAGACCGTGAAGACGCGCCTACACCGTGCCCGGACCATGCTGCGCGACAATGTCGAACGGAAGATCGGCCCCATCGTGATGGAGGCCTTTCCCTTCGCGGGCCGGCGCTGCGAGCGATTGACCGAGGCGGTTCTGAAGCGGCTCGGCGTCACAATATAG
- a CDS encoding DUF4142 domain-containing protein encodes MFVRLSIAVAALSVFTSAALAQGAKLTDPQIAHIAYTAGVIDINAAKQAETKASNKDVKAFAKDMARDHEAVNKQALDLVKKLKVTPEDNDTSKALSKQAADKLAELGKLKGSAYDKAYIDNEVAYHKTVNTALETQLIPSASNPELKSLLQTGLKIFQGHEQHAEHVAASMK; translated from the coding sequence ATGTTCGTTCGATTGAGCATCGCGGTCGCCGCGCTCAGCGTTTTCACCAGCGCGGCGCTGGCCCAAGGCGCCAAGCTGACCGATCCGCAGATCGCGCACATCGCCTACACGGCAGGTGTGATCGACATCAACGCCGCCAAGCAGGCGGAGACCAAAGCTTCCAACAAGGACGTCAAGGCGTTCGCCAAGGACATGGCGCGCGACCATGAGGCGGTGAACAAGCAGGCGCTCGACCTCGTCAAGAAGCTCAAGGTAACGCCGGAGGACAACGACACCAGCAAGGCGCTGTCGAAGCAGGCGGCCGACAAGCTCGCCGAGCTCGGTAAGCTGAAGGGCTCAGCCTACGATAAGGCCTATATCGACAACGAGGTCGCCTACCACAAGACCGTCAACACCGCGCTGGAGACACAGTTGATCCCCTCGGCGAGCAATCCCGAGCTGAAGAGCCTGCTGCAGACCGGCCTTAAGATCTTCCAGGGCCACGAGCAGCATGCCGAACATGTTGCGGCGAGCATGAAGTAA
- a CDS encoding cupredoxin domain-containing protein, with product MSPGRYLATLALLALGAVAVPAHAATIQIVMENLVISPAEVSAKVGDTIEWVNKDVLAHTATAKNGDFDVTIAPNKTARSVLSKAGTVDYYCRYHPNMKAVLTIAP from the coding sequence ATGTCGCCCGGACGCTATCTCGCAACGCTGGCTTTGCTCGCGCTCGGCGCGGTGGCTGTTCCGGCGCATGCAGCCACCATCCAGATCGTGATGGAGAATTTGGTGATCTCGCCGGCCGAGGTATCGGCCAAGGTCGGCGACACCATCGAATGGGTCAACAAGGATGTGTTGGCGCACACCGCCACCGCGAAGAACGGCGACTTCGACGTGACGATTGCGCCGAACAAGACGGCCAGGTCGGTTCTGAGCAAAGCCGGTACTGTCGACTATTACTGCCGTTACCACCCCAACATGAAGGCGGTGCTGACCATCGCGCCATGA